The following are encoded in a window of Flavobacterium sp. WC2421 genomic DNA:
- a CDS encoding DUF6132 family protein codes for MTKKAIILTVIGIGIGAIAGYLYYFFIGCASGTCAITSKPLNSTLYGSLMGGLIFNMFIKNEKK; via the coding sequence ATGACAAAAAAAGCAATCATTCTCACTGTGATAGGAATAGGTATTGGTGCCATAGCTGGTTATTTATATTATTTTTTTATAGGTTGCGCATCAGGGACTTGCGCTATCACCTCCAAACCTCTCAATTCCACTTTATATGGCAGTTTGATGGGAGGATTAATATTTAATATGTTTATTAAAAATGAAAAAAAGTAA
- a CDS encoding sulfite exporter TauE/SafE family protein, producing MEIIGYLASIIIGLSLGLIGGGGSILAVPILVYLFKVHPEQATSYSLFIVGITSMFGSYSHYKLGNLKIKSALVFAIPSILSLLIVRKIILPLIPDTLFSIDNFDVTKNLLIMVVFAFLMIATSISMIKKAKKLKEVVEINFKMLAIIGFFVGLIIGFLGAGGGFLIIPALLFFANLPMKQAVGTSLFIIFINSLIGFGGDLLGGVELEYKLLFIISIMAIIGLFIGTQLSKKIDGAKLKPAFGWFVLVMGIYIITKEILFK from the coding sequence ATGGAAATAATTGGATATTTAGCTTCAATAATAATTGGCCTTTCTTTAGGATTAATAGGTGGTGGTGGATCTATACTTGCTGTGCCTATTTTAGTATATCTTTTTAAGGTACATCCTGAACAAGCAACTAGTTATTCCTTATTTATTGTAGGTATTACATCAATGTTTGGTTCTTACAGTCATTATAAATTAGGAAATTTAAAAATCAAATCTGCTTTAGTATTTGCAATACCTTCTATTCTTTCATTACTTATTGTTAGGAAAATTATTCTTCCCTTAATTCCTGACACCCTATTTTCAATTGATAATTTTGATGTTACAAAGAATTTATTAATCATGGTGGTGTTTGCTTTTCTTATGATTGCAACATCTATTTCAATGATAAAAAAAGCTAAAAAGTTAAAAGAAGTAGTTGAAATCAACTTTAAAATGCTAGCAATAATTGGATTCTTTGTTGGATTAATTATTGGATTTTTAGGTGCTGGAGGAGGTTTTTTAATTATTCCAGCTTTATTATTCTTTGCTAACCTACCCATGAAACAGGCCGTAGGAACTTCGCTTTTTATCATATTTATCAATTCTCTAATTGGTTTTGGTGGTGATTTATTAGGAGGAGTTGAACTTGAATATAAATTACTTTTTATTATTTCCATAATGGCCATTATTGGGCTTTTTATTGGAACACAATTATCTAAAAAAATTGATGGGGCTAAATTAAAACCTGCTTTTGGATGGTTTGTATTAGTAATGGGAATTTATATAATTACCAAAGAAATTTTATTCAAATAA
- the trxA gene encoding thioredoxin gives MNSSFDKIINSEKPILIDFFATWCGPCKMLGPILKEVKDDLGDRISIIKIDVDKNQQVASQYQVRGVPTMILFQNGKQLWRQSGVLQKNDIIKIILEKSNQ, from the coding sequence ATGAATAGTAGTTTTGACAAAATTATAAATTCCGAAAAACCAATTTTAATTGATTTTTTTGCCACTTGGTGTGGGCCTTGCAAAATGCTAGGTCCTATTCTAAAAGAGGTAAAAGACGACTTAGGAGATCGTATTTCAATTATTAAAATTGATGTCGATAAAAACCAGCAAGTAGCCTCACAATATCAAGTACGTGGCGTACCTACTATGATATTGTTCCAAAACGGAAAACAATTATGGAGACAATCAGGTGTTTTACAAAAAAATGATATTATTAAAATCATTTTAGAAAAAAGCAATCAATGA
- a CDS encoding rhodanese-like domain-containing protein gives MQIEQIYTGCLAQGAYYITSNGEAAIIDPLREVQPYLDRLERDNVKLKYIFETHFHADFVSGHVDLSKKTGAPIVYGPTAKPEFKAIIATDGQIFELGAIKIKALHTPGHTMESTTYLLLDENGKEHAIFSGDTLFIGDVGRPDLAQKAAHMTQEQLAATLYHSLRDKVMTLSDDVIVYPAHGAGSACGKNMSKETVGTIGNQKETNYALRANMTEAEFIKEVTDGLLPPPAYFGMNVAMNKQGYESFETVLNNGMRAIKVIDFEAVAEDTGALILDTRKNGVFAKGFIPQSINIGIEGDFAPWVGALIADVKQPIILVTEIGQEEESVTRLSRVGFDNLIGHLDGGFEAWAKAGKEIDTVNRITADEFAKKVKIGESKVIDIRKDSEYAAEHVDESYSKPLVNINDWVKDIDPKEPFFLHCAGGYRSMIAASILQARGFRNFCEIEGGFNAIAKTDTPKTNFVCQSKTL, from the coding sequence ATGCAAATAGAACAAATATATACAGGATGTTTAGCACAAGGTGCTTATTATATAACTTCAAATGGAGAAGCCGCTATAATTGACCCTCTTCGTGAGGTACAACCTTATTTGGATCGCCTAGAACGAGATAATGTAAAATTGAAATATATTTTTGAAACCCATTTTCACGCTGATTTTGTTTCAGGACATGTTGATTTAAGTAAAAAAACAGGAGCACCTATTGTTTACGGACCTACAGCAAAACCTGAATTTAAAGCAATTATAGCTACTGATGGGCAAATTTTCGAATTGGGAGCTATTAAAATAAAAGCATTACACACTCCTGGACATACCATGGAAAGTACAACTTATTTATTGCTAGATGAAAACGGAAAAGAACACGCTATTTTCTCTGGTGACACCTTATTTATTGGTGATGTGGGACGACCAGATTTAGCCCAAAAAGCGGCTCATATGACGCAAGAACAATTGGCTGCAACATTATATCATTCCTTGAGAGACAAAGTGATGACTTTATCTGATGATGTTATTGTTTATCCAGCACATGGTGCAGGTAGTGCTTGCGGGAAAAACATGAGTAAGGAAACGGTAGGTACGATTGGTAACCAAAAAGAAACCAATTACGCTTTACGAGCAAATATGACCGAAGCAGAATTCATCAAAGAAGTGACTGACGGTTTGCTGCCTCCTCCAGCCTATTTTGGGATGAATGTAGCCATGAATAAACAAGGATATGAAAGCTTTGAAACCGTTTTAAACAATGGTATGAGAGCCATCAAAGTTATCGATTTTGAGGCTGTTGCCGAAGATACTGGTGCCCTAATTCTAGATACTAGAAAAAATGGCGTTTTTGCAAAAGGATTTATTCCGCAATCTATAAACATTGGCATCGAAGGTGATTTTGCACCTTGGGTAGGCGCGCTAATTGCTGATGTAAAACAACCTATAATTCTAGTTACCGAAATTGGACAAGAAGAAGAATCAGTGACTCGTTTAAGCCGTGTTGGTTTTGATAATTTAATTGGTCATTTAGATGGTGGTTTTGAAGCTTGGGCAAAAGCAGGAAAAGAAATTGATACTGTCAATAGAATCACAGCAGATGAATTTGCCAAAAAAGTAAAAATTGGCGAAAGCAAGGTAATTGATATTCGAAAAGACAGCGAGTATGCTGCGGAACATGTTGACGAATCCTATAGCAAGCCATTAGTAAACATCAATGATTGGGTGAAAGATATTGATCCTAAAGAACCTTTTTTCCTTCATTGTGCTGGTGGATACCGTTCTATGATTGCAGCTTCCATTTTACAAGCAAGAGGGTTTAGAAATTTCTGTGAAATTGAAGGCGGATTTAATGCGATTGCAAAAACAGATACACCAAAAACAAATTTTGTTTGTCAAAGTAAAACCTTATAA
- a CDS encoding FAD/NAD(P)-binding oxidoreductase, giving the protein MKEHFQILIIGGGNAGLSVAAQLIRKKSDSNIGIIEPSEKHYYQPAWTLVGAGIYDVEKTVRQEKDYIPKNSTWIIDAVTEFLPTENKVICKSGKEISYDFLIVSPGIQLDWNKIKGLKETLGKNSISSNYSFEFAPKTWKFIENFKGGTAVFTNPSTPIKCGGAPHKIMYLACDYWYKKGILDKCDVHYISGGASIFGVPEYAKTLVKTLKKYKIQTHFGANVTAVNGETKTVEFETKATDDTIKQNLSTLDASCYSIIPFDASAETKKITLKFDFCHAVPPQSAPDFIKKSPLADAKNPLGFVEVDKYTLQHSRFPNVFALGDCTNAPCSKTGAAIRKQAPVVVANVLSLLNDTTLVAKYDGYSACPIPTQYGKLMLAEFDYDNKPKMTFPFDQAVPRWTMWKLKTKILPWLYWNKILKGTA; this is encoded by the coding sequence ATGAAAGAACATTTTCAAATACTAATAATCGGCGGTGGTAATGCAGGACTCTCAGTTGCAGCCCAATTAATTCGTAAAAAAAGCGACTCAAATATCGGAATTATAGAACCTTCTGAAAAACATTATTATCAACCTGCTTGGACACTTGTAGGTGCAGGAATATATGATGTTGAAAAAACGGTGCGTCAAGAAAAAGATTATATTCCAAAAAACAGTACCTGGATCATAGATGCTGTAACTGAATTTTTACCAACTGAAAATAAAGTAATTTGTAAAAGCGGTAAAGAAATAAGTTATGATTTTCTAATTGTTAGCCCCGGAATTCAATTGGACTGGAATAAAATAAAAGGCCTAAAAGAAACTTTGGGCAAGAACAGCATAAGCAGTAATTATTCATTTGAATTTGCTCCTAAAACTTGGAAATTTATCGAAAATTTCAAAGGAGGAACTGCGGTATTTACGAATCCTTCAACTCCAATAAAGTGTGGTGGAGCCCCGCATAAAATCATGTATTTAGCCTGCGATTATTGGTATAAGAAAGGTATTTTAGATAAATGTGATGTTCATTATATTTCTGGTGGCGCAAGTATTTTTGGCGTACCTGAGTATGCAAAAACATTAGTAAAAACGCTAAAAAAATATAAAATTCAAACTCATTTTGGAGCCAATGTTACTGCGGTTAATGGAGAAACTAAAACGGTAGAATTTGAAACAAAAGCAACTGATGATACCATCAAGCAAAATCTCTCTACTTTGGACGCTTCTTGTTATTCTATTATACCATTTGATGCAAGTGCCGAAACTAAAAAAATCACACTAAAATTTGATTTTTGTCATGCTGTACCACCACAATCGGCTCCTGATTTTATTAAAAAAAGTCCTCTTGCCGATGCGAAAAATCCGTTGGGATTTGTAGAAGTCGATAAATACACCCTTCAACATTCTCGATTTCCCAATGTTTTTGCCCTAGGTGATTGTACAAATGCGCCTTGTAGTAAAACAGGTGCTGCTATTCGAAAACAAGCGCCGGTGGTTGTTGCCAATGTATTATCACTATTAAACGATACTACATTAGTTGCCAAATATGATGGATATAGTGCTTGCCCAATTCCTACACAATATGGAAAATTGATGCTTGCCGAATTTGATTATGACAATAAACCTAAAATGACTTTCCCATTTGACCAAGCAGTACCACGCTGGACGATGTGGAAACTTAAAACAAAAATATTGCCTTGGCTCTATTGGAATAAAATTCTAAAAGGAACCGCTTAA
- a CDS encoding methyltransferase domain-containing protein has product MNTIKNTSKSTDSCCVVSCDRPLDQDYWDAQYKAKTTGWDLGQVSPPIKEYVDTLENKNSSILIPGCGNTYEAEYLLQAGFTNITVIDIAPTLVQELKQKFENNSNIKIIQGDFFEHKGTYDLILEQTFFCALPPTMRQKYVWKMHQLLAHNGIIAGLLFNRTFEVSPPFGGSKEEYELLFKNAFDFLKMDVAPNSIAPRANSELFIEFKKNNKVKVNLYEFKGITCSGCMNTVTTQFKDLNGVENVSMSTNFAEVLIVSKNEIPVSQLQEIVSYDEKYSIIKI; this is encoded by the coding sequence TTGAATACAATAAAAAACACATCCAAAAGTACCGATTCTTGTTGTGTAGTATCTTGTGATAGACCACTAGATCAAGACTATTGGGATGCACAATACAAAGCCAAAACTACGGGTTGGGATTTAGGACAAGTGTCTCCTCCAATTAAGGAGTATGTTGACACTTTAGAAAATAAAAATAGTAGTATATTAATTCCTGGTTGCGGGAACACATATGAAGCAGAATACCTATTGCAAGCCGGTTTTACCAATATTACTGTCATTGATATAGCACCAACATTAGTACAGGAGTTAAAACAAAAATTTGAAAACAATTCAAATATAAAAATCATTCAAGGTGACTTTTTTGAACATAAAGGAACGTACGATTTAATTTTAGAACAAACCTTTTTTTGTGCTTTACCACCAACGATGCGCCAAAAATACGTTTGGAAAATGCACCAGCTTTTGGCCCATAATGGCATCATAGCTGGATTATTATTCAATAGAACATTTGAGGTAAGTCCTCCTTTTGGTGGAAGTAAAGAGGAATACGAATTACTTTTTAAAAATGCGTTTGACTTTTTAAAAATGGACGTTGCTCCAAATTCGATTGCTCCCAGAGCCAATTCAGAATTGTTTATCGAATTCAAGAAAAACAATAAAGTAAAAGTAAATCTCTATGAATTCAAAGGAATAACGTGCAGTGGCTGCATGAATACCGTAACAACACAATTCAAAGATTTAAACGGAGTCGAAAACGTAAGTATGAGCACTAATTTTGCTGAAGTTTTGATCGTAAGTAAAAATGAAATACCTGTTTCTCAGTTGCAAGAAATTGTCTCTTATGATGAAAAATACAGCATTATAAAAATTTAA
- a CDS encoding HlyD family secretion protein: MKKILTLLIFGSLFSCNNSDDKADGYGNFEATETTISAETNGKLTFLNVEEGAVLEPNIQIGLVDTIQLYLNKQQLIASRNTIVSKSKNVLSQEQVLLEQLKTTLIEKKRIENMYAENAATKRQVDEIDGKVNVLKEQIKSVGTQNAPITNEAKSIDVQIEKIDDQILKSKIINPIKGTVLAKYAEPNEITSFGKPLYKIADISQMTLRVYVSETQLPKIKIGQKVTVKIDAESAMKNYSGTISWISASAEFTPKIIQTKEERVNLVYAVKVTVVNDGSLKIGMPAEMWITP; this comes from the coding sequence ATGAAAAAAATACTAACATTATTGATTTTCGGCTCTTTGTTCTCTTGCAATAACAGTGATGACAAAGCAGATGGATACGGAAACTTTGAAGCTACCGAAACGACCATTTCAGCAGAAACCAATGGAAAATTAACCTTTCTAAATGTAGAAGAAGGAGCTGTCCTAGAACCAAACATCCAGATAGGCCTTGTAGACACCATACAATTGTATTTGAACAAGCAACAACTAATTGCCTCTAGAAATACGATTGTTTCAAAATCTAAAAATGTTTTATCGCAAGAGCAAGTTTTGCTAGAGCAATTAAAAACGACATTGATTGAGAAAAAAAGAATTGAAAACATGTATGCCGAAAATGCGGCCACAAAACGACAAGTAGACGAGATTGACGGGAAAGTAAATGTCTTAAAAGAGCAGATAAAAAGTGTAGGAACACAAAATGCACCTATCACAAATGAAGCCAAATCAATCGATGTTCAAATTGAAAAAATCGACGACCAAATCCTTAAAAGTAAAATTATCAACCCAATAAAAGGAACGGTACTGGCCAAATATGCGGAACCAAATGAAATAACGTCATTTGGCAAACCTTTATACAAAATAGCCGATATATCCCAAATGACTTTGCGCGTTTATGTAAGTGAAACCCAATTACCAAAAATAAAAATTGGTCAAAAAGTGACCGTTAAAATTGATGCGGAATCAGCAATGAAAAATTACAGCGGAACCATTTCTTGGATATCAGCTTCGGCAGAATTTACCCCAAAAATCATCCAAACCAAAGAAGAACGCGTCAACTTAGTCTATGCTGTAAAAGTAACTGTAGTCAATGATGGTAGTCTTAAAATAGGAATGCCTGCCGAAATGTGGATCACACCATAA
- a CDS encoding DUF2892 domain-containing protein: MKKNMGQIDKIIRGIIAAVIAILYFTNVISGTLALVLGAFAVIFLITSFVSFCPLYTPFGINTRENKQ; the protein is encoded by the coding sequence ATGAAAAAAAATATGGGTCAAATCGATAAAATAATTAGAGGAATTATAGCGGCTGTAATTGCAATTTTATATTTCACCAATGTAATTAGCGGTACACTAGCATTAGTTTTAGGCGCATTTGCCGTTATCTTTTTAATTACCAGCTTTGTTAGCTTTTGTCCCTTATATACCCCGTTTGGAATTAATACAAGAGAAAATAAGCAATAA
- a CDS encoding cytochrome ubiquinol oxidase subunit I gives MEEMLFYDRMQFAFTITFHYLFPQLTMGLSLIIVYFKWKFLRTNEEHYNKATHFWMKIFALNFAMGVVTGIPMEFQFGTNWAKFSELTGGIIGQTLAMEGMFSFFLESSFLGMFLFGEKILGHKWHFVTGLLICLGSWASGFLIIATHSWMQNPVGYEILANGKFVLNNFGALFTNPWIWPSYLHNQAASMVTSSFVVSSIGAFYILSKRSEFYGKLFLKTGIIFGLISSIVVAVPTGDLLAKNVVKYQPVTFAAMEGIFHTEKKGAEIVLIGQPDVKDKKLDNKIAVPNVLSFLTYGSWNTEVKGLDQFDEKTHPTNISGLYYAYHIMVGLGTVFIGLMAAAVFQLFRKKLFVTHWILWSLLFMLPFPYIANTTGWYTAELGRQPWLVYNLLRTTAGASPTVSSGNTLFTLLGFVGLYLLLGLLFLLLVGKIIKNGPETKKI, from the coding sequence ATGGAAGAAATGCTTTTTTACGATCGAATGCAATTTGCATTTACGATTACCTTTCACTATCTCTTTCCCCAATTAACGATGGGACTTTCCTTAATCATTGTTTATTTTAAATGGAAATTTCTACGAACGAATGAGGAACATTACAATAAAGCCACTCATTTTTGGATGAAAATATTTGCTCTTAATTTTGCTATGGGGGTCGTTACAGGGATTCCAATGGAATTTCAATTTGGTACAAACTGGGCTAAATTCTCTGAATTGACAGGGGGGATTATTGGACAAACATTGGCAATGGAGGGAATGTTTTCCTTCTTTTTAGAATCATCATTTTTAGGGATGTTTCTTTTTGGCGAAAAAATATTAGGACACAAATGGCATTTTGTCACTGGATTGCTTATTTGTTTAGGATCATGGGCCAGTGGCTTTTTAATAATTGCTACCCATTCTTGGATGCAAAATCCAGTGGGTTACGAGATCTTGGCTAATGGTAAATTTGTACTTAATAATTTTGGTGCTTTATTTACAAACCCTTGGATTTGGCCTTCTTATTTGCACAATCAAGCGGCTTCCATGGTTACAAGTTCTTTTGTAGTTTCTAGTATTGGCGCTTTTTATATTTTAAGTAAAAGGAGTGAATTTTACGGAAAATTATTTTTGAAAACAGGAATTATTTTTGGGTTGATTTCTAGTATAGTAGTTGCTGTTCCTACAGGGGATTTATTAGCAAAAAATGTAGTGAAATACCAGCCTGTAACTTTTGCTGCAATGGAAGGGATTTTTCATACAGAGAAAAAAGGAGCTGAGATTGTTTTAATTGGGCAGCCTGATGTAAAAGATAAAAAATTAGATAACAAGATTGCAGTACCTAATGTTTTAAGCTTTTTGACTTACGGTAGTTGGAATACAGAGGTAAAAGGATTGGATCAGTTTGATGAAAAAACACATCCTACTAATATTTCTGGACTTTATTATGCCTATCATATTATGGTAGGTTTGGGTACCGTTTTTATAGGTTTAATGGCAGCTGCAGTTTTTCAATTATTTAGAAAAAAACTTTTTGTAACCCACTGGATTTTATGGTCGTTGCTTTTTATGTTGCCCTTCCCTTATATTGCTAACACAACGGGATGGTACACAGCTGAATTAGGAAGACAGCCTTGGTTAGTATATAATTTATTACGCACAACAGCAGGAGCATCGCCTACGGTTTCTTCAGGAAATACGTTGTTTACCCTACTTGGCTTCGTAGGTTTATATTTACTTTTGGGTTTACTATTCTTATTATTAGTGGGGAAAATTATTAAAAACGGTCCAGAAACAAAAAAAATATAA
- the cydB gene encoding cytochrome d ubiquinol oxidase subunit II — MEFFWYVVLMGILAVYIVLDGYDFGAGIIHLFFAKTEKDKKAITNAIGPFWDANEVWLIAAGGVLFFAFPTLYASSFSGFYLPLMMILWLLIFRAIGLELRGQIHHPMWEVVWDKAFGIASLLLALFFGVALGNIVRGVNLGMVENGVSTQEAHFFFLPLWNPTFSPKADQLGIIDWFTLFLGVVSVVALMIHGANWIIYKTNSDLNPKLKQLVFKLNFVLLVLVIVSLLIWHNIEHKPFHNFIYNPVLWVFPTLTFIGIFGLFKVRSFEKEGLGFLFSSLFLVGGFTSTTASIFPNVLPSTNNLNPSLTIYNVAADDYGLSVGVYWFVVALILVIAYFVIQYKVFSGKMDDIGYGEH, encoded by the coding sequence ATGGAATTCTTTTGGTATGTGGTTTTAATGGGAATATTGGCGGTGTATATTGTCTTGGATGGTTATGATTTTGGGGCTGGAATTATTCATTTGTTTTTTGCAAAAACAGAAAAAGACAAAAAAGCCATTACCAATGCGATTGGTCCGTTTTGGGATGCAAATGAGGTTTGGTTAATTGCAGCTGGAGGCGTTTTGTTTTTTGCTTTTCCTACGCTTTATGCGTCCTCTTTTAGTGGTTTTTATTTGCCATTGATGATGATTTTATGGTTGCTTATTTTTAGAGCAATTGGTTTAGAATTGCGTGGGCAAATTCATCATCCTATGTGGGAGGTAGTTTGGGATAAAGCCTTTGGTATTGCTAGTTTGTTATTGGCATTATTTTTTGGTGTAGCATTGGGTAATATAGTACGTGGGGTGAATTTAGGAATGGTAGAAAATGGTGTGTCTACGCAGGAAGCTCATTTTTTCTTTTTGCCATTATGGAATCCTACTTTTAGTCCAAAAGCAGATCAACTGGGAATTATAGATTGGTTTACTTTGTTTCTAGGCGTGGTAAGTGTAGTTGCTTTGATGATACATGGAGCCAATTGGATTATTTACAAAACCAATTCCGATTTGAATCCAAAGTTAAAACAACTGGTATTCAAGCTTAATTTTGTTCTACTAGTTTTGGTGATTGTTTCACTACTTATTTGGCATAATATAGAGCATAAACCATTTCATAACTTCATATACAATCCAGTACTTTGGGTATTTCCTACTCTTACTTTTATTGGAATTTTTGGTTTGTTTAAGGTAAGATCATTTGAAAAGGAGGGACTTGGATTTCTTTTTTCATCGCTGTTTCTTGTAGGCGGATTTACGTCTACGACTGCTTCCATTTTTCCAAATGTTTTGCCCTCTACAAATAATTTAAATCCATCATTAACCATCTACAATGTGGCTGCAGATGATTACGGATTATCAGTGGGAGTGTATTGGTTTGTTGTAGCCCTGATATTAGTGATTGCTTATTTCGTTATCCAATATAAAGTGTTCAGCGGTAAAATGGATGATATTGGCTATGGAGAGCATTAA
- a CDS encoding TolC family protein: MRKLLLVLLFAIPLFSVAQQTLSLEDCYTLSNKNYPLAKQNELLQQKSNLDTQVLNTGKLPKMDLNAQATYQSAVTQLPIKLPNVTVNPPNKDQYKATLDINQLLYNGGLIDANTKIKKAQTKTQQQQVEVNLYQLKTRINQLYFSTLLLQERAALLLSKNEQLDSKIKEIKVGVKFGAILPASEKVLEAEKLKIKQQLVEIRFDKSKALESLSTLTYSTIDEKVTLLKPNLVSTFDTQNNRPELKLFDLQNEQINLSKNILLKNNLPKVNAFGQAGYGNPGLNMLDNSFQPFYVLGVKANWNVFDWNKTKTEQQALSISEAIVTTEKETFELNTNLQLQEMVNEIKKIEEVITTDGEIIELREYVVKSSDAQLKNGVITASEYVVELTNLFEAKTNEKLHQIQLALAKANYQVIKGL; encoded by the coding sequence ATGAGAAAACTCTTGCTAGTCCTACTATTTGCAATACCTCTATTTTCTGTTGCACAACAAACGTTGTCACTAGAAGACTGTTACACTTTGTCCAATAAAAACTACCCATTAGCCAAACAAAATGAGTTGTTGCAACAAAAATCCAATTTAGATACTCAAGTGCTCAATACAGGAAAACTTCCAAAAATGGATTTGAATGCACAAGCTACTTATCAATCTGCAGTAACACAATTACCCATTAAATTACCAAACGTTACTGTAAATCCTCCCAACAAAGACCAATACAAAGCGACCCTAGACATCAATCAATTATTGTATAATGGAGGTTTGATCGATGCCAACACCAAAATTAAAAAAGCACAAACCAAAACCCAACAACAACAAGTTGAAGTAAATTTATACCAATTGAAAACTAGAATCAATCAATTGTATTTCTCTACCTTATTATTGCAAGAACGTGCTGCCTTATTGCTATCCAAAAACGAACAATTAGACTCGAAAATTAAGGAGATAAAAGTAGGAGTAAAGTTTGGTGCTATCCTTCCTGCATCCGAAAAAGTGTTAGAAGCAGAGAAACTAAAGATTAAACAGCAACTTGTTGAAATTCGCTTTGACAAAAGTAAAGCACTCGAAAGCCTATCGACACTCACTTATTCAACTATAGATGAAAAAGTGACTTTGCTAAAACCAAATTTAGTAAGCACTTTCGACACCCAAAATAATCGACCTGAATTAAAACTATTTGATTTACAAAACGAACAAATCAACCTTTCGAAAAATATACTTTTAAAAAACAATTTACCCAAAGTAAATGCTTTTGGACAAGCTGGTTATGGAAATCCAGGACTTAACATGCTTGACAATTCATTTCAACCTTTCTATGTTTTGGGAGTAAAAGCCAATTGGAATGTTTTTGATTGGAATAAAACCAAAACAGAGCAGCAAGCATTATCGATCTCCGAAGCCATTGTCACGACCGAAAAAGAAACTTTTGAACTCAACACCAATTTGCAATTGCAGGAAATGGTAAACGAAATCAAGAAAATAGAGGAAGTCATTACTACCGATGGGGAGATAATTGAGCTGAGGGAATATGTAGTCAAATCATCAGATGCTCAACTAAAAAACGGAGTCATCACAGCATCCGAATATGTAGTCGAACTAACCAATTTATTTGAAGCCAAAACAAATGAAAAACTCCATCAAATTCAATTGGCTTTAGCCAAGGCAAATTACCAAGTTATAAAAGGATTATAA
- a CDS encoding TetR/AcrR family transcriptional regulator, with protein MTTEEKIFNAARIVFQKKGFAGSRMQEIADEAGINKAMLHYCFKNKQLLFEAVFMNAFSQLAPQINAIFNSEETVFEKITQFTHSYISFVLLNPFLPPFIIQEMNNNPEFVKTFLKNKNTPNPTLLISQIKKEIADGIIKPVDPQQLVLDIFAMTVFPFAAQMMVKGILHITDQEFNEMMEKRKTSIAEQIINSIKK; from the coding sequence ATGACCACCGAAGAAAAAATATTTAATGCAGCCCGAATCGTATTCCAAAAAAAGGGATTTGCTGGTTCTCGTATGCAAGAAATTGCAGACGAAGCCGGTATTAATAAAGCCATGCTACATTATTGTTTTAAAAACAAGCAGCTGCTTTTTGAAGCTGTATTCATGAATGCATTTAGTCAATTGGCTCCACAAATCAATGCTATTTTTAATTCCGAGGAAACCGTTTTTGAAAAAATCACGCAGTTTACACACAGTTATATTTCATTTGTACTACTCAACCCTTTTTTGCCTCCATTTATTATTCAGGAAATGAATAACAACCCTGAATTTGTAAAAACATTTCTTAAAAATAAAAATACACCAAACCCTACGCTCCTGATATCCCAAATCAAAAAAGAAATAGCCGATGGAATCATTAAACCAGTTGATCCCCAACAACTAGTATTAGACATATTCGCTATGACGGTTTTCCCATTTGCAGCACAAATGATGGTAAAAGGAATATTACATATCACTGATCAGGAGTTCAATGAAATGATGGAAAAAAGAAAAACCAGTATAGCAGAACAAATAATAAATTCGATAAAAAAATGA